One stretch of Clavibacter michiganensis DNA includes these proteins:
- a CDS encoding SDR family NAD(P)-dependent oxidoreductase: protein MPLITIVGAGAGLGLEIARAFGREGFAVALVSRDQAKLDGLAATLGAEGVTAQGFAADIRDAASITRALDAVVAALGPIDVLEFSPADPSLESVDVLEVTPANLQPQIDFYLGGALTAVGHVLPGMIEAGRGTVLVTTGGGSISPLPFLGNVNIAAAGLRNWTLNLHAALAPKGVYVAHVGITALIGGGHPDAAPEVIAREYTRLHAERTDAELHHVAYDA from the coding sequence ATGCCCCTCATCACCATCGTCGGCGCAGGCGCCGGACTCGGCCTCGAGATCGCCCGCGCGTTCGGCCGCGAGGGCTTCGCCGTCGCGCTCGTCTCCCGCGATCAGGCCAAGCTCGACGGCCTCGCCGCCACCCTCGGCGCCGAGGGCGTCACCGCGCAGGGCTTCGCGGCCGACATCCGCGACGCCGCGAGCATCACCCGCGCGCTCGACGCGGTCGTCGCCGCGCTCGGCCCGATCGACGTGCTCGAGTTCTCCCCGGCCGACCCGTCCCTCGAGTCCGTCGACGTCCTCGAGGTGACACCTGCGAACCTGCAGCCGCAGATCGACTTCTACCTCGGCGGCGCCCTCACCGCGGTCGGCCACGTCCTGCCGGGCATGATCGAGGCCGGACGCGGCACCGTGCTCGTCACGACCGGCGGCGGATCCATCTCGCCCCTGCCGTTCCTCGGCAACGTCAACATCGCGGCCGCGGGCCTCCGCAACTGGACGCTCAACCTGCACGCCGCCCTCGCGCCGAAGGGCGTCTACGTCGCCCACGTCGGGATCACGGCCCTCATCGGCGGCGGGCACCCGGACGCGGCGCCCGAGGTCATCGCGCGCGAGTACACGCGACTGCACGCGGAGCGGACGGACGCCGAGCTGCACCACGTCGCCTACGACGCGTAG
- a CDS encoding response regulator, whose product MSADPIAPTAGAPASVRVLLVDDQALVRAGFRVILESEDGIEVVGEAADGEEGVRLAAALAPDVICMDVQMPRVDGLEATRRIVADPSIRAGVLMLTTFDREDYLFTALDAGASGFVLKSASPESLVEAVHVIARGDALLSPDVTRRVIERFGRGSGASDDGAATPLPAPTIPTDPRVATLTDRELEVLRLLAEGLANAEIAERLYLGEATVKTHVSRLLLKLGVRDRVQAVVFAYERGIVVPGAS is encoded by the coding sequence ATGAGCGCCGACCCGATCGCCCCCACCGCCGGCGCGCCCGCGTCCGTCCGCGTCCTGCTCGTCGACGACCAGGCGCTCGTGCGCGCCGGCTTCCGCGTGATCCTCGAGAGCGAGGACGGCATCGAGGTGGTCGGCGAGGCCGCCGACGGCGAGGAGGGCGTGCGCCTGGCCGCCGCGCTCGCGCCTGACGTGATCTGCATGGACGTGCAGATGCCGCGCGTCGACGGGCTCGAGGCCACGCGCCGCATCGTCGCCGACCCGTCCATCCGGGCCGGCGTCCTCATGCTCACCACGTTCGACCGCGAGGACTACCTCTTCACCGCGCTCGACGCGGGCGCGAGCGGCTTCGTGCTGAAGAGCGCGTCGCCGGAGTCGCTCGTGGAGGCCGTCCACGTGATCGCGCGCGGTGACGCGCTGCTGTCGCCCGACGTCACCCGCCGGGTCATCGAGCGCTTCGGCCGCGGATCCGGCGCCTCCGACGACGGCGCCGCGACGCCGCTCCCCGCCCCGACGATCCCCACCGACCCGCGCGTCGCCACCCTCACCGACCGCGAGCTCGAGGTGCTGCGCCTCCTCGCCGAGGGCCTCGCGAACGCGGAGATCGCCGAGCGCCTCTACCTCGGCGAGGCCACGGTGAAGACGCACGTCTCGCGCCTGCTGCTCAAGCTCGGCGTGCGCGACCGCGTGCAGGCCGTCGTGTTCGCCTACGAGCGCGGCATCGTCGTGCCGGGCGCGAGCTGA
- a CDS encoding sensor histidine kinase, translating to MSAAPAPDSVDRFWVRPRPDRAGLRFDVILALVMLVLTAFSVMQYYALGMYPSRPAIWVIVAWLMLMCVPLAFRRLQPEAVTLVIGVTFVVGAYQYVPEVLFSNIAMFIAMYSLGAWGRNRLRANIVRGVIVVGMFAWLFSALLQTSGFYSITASVFKNAPADSWIPAPIASGLVTIITNLLYFGGAWYFGDRAWASARDRCALETRTAELATERERVAEQAVTIERVRIARELHDVVAHHVSVMGVHAGAARRVLARDADKAAASLGIVEDNARSAIEELHRMLVALRQEEDGAGSDERAGADPTRTASTRGVDQLHELVADACGAGLQVAFDVIGTPRPLTPTVDLIVYRVAQESLTNVRKHAGTGARVDLRLRYLAGRVEVEVSDGGPAGAAAAAAAGPVRNGPGGLGQRGMRERVAAVGGSIEIGPKARGGYLVRASVPTGRAPVVPPVPMPVPLSASVPASMPAPAPAPEETRA from the coding sequence ATGAGCGCCGCACCCGCCCCCGACAGCGTCGACCGCTTCTGGGTGCGGCCGCGGCCCGACCGCGCGGGGCTGCGGTTCGACGTGATCCTCGCGCTCGTGATGCTCGTGCTCACCGCGTTCAGCGTCATGCAGTACTACGCGCTCGGCATGTACCCCTCGCGGCCCGCGATCTGGGTCATCGTCGCCTGGCTCATGCTGATGTGCGTCCCGCTCGCCTTCCGCCGCCTCCAGCCGGAGGCGGTGACGCTCGTGATCGGCGTGACGTTCGTCGTGGGCGCGTACCAGTACGTCCCGGAGGTGCTGTTCTCGAACATCGCCATGTTCATCGCGATGTACTCGCTCGGCGCCTGGGGCAGGAACCGCCTGCGGGCCAACATCGTGCGCGGCGTGATCGTCGTCGGCATGTTCGCGTGGCTGTTCAGCGCGCTGCTGCAGACCTCGGGGTTCTACTCGATCACCGCTTCCGTCTTCAAGAACGCCCCGGCCGACTCCTGGATCCCCGCGCCGATCGCGTCCGGCCTCGTGACGATCATCACCAACCTCCTCTACTTCGGCGGCGCCTGGTACTTCGGCGACCGCGCCTGGGCCTCGGCGCGGGATCGCTGCGCGCTCGAGACGCGCACCGCCGAGCTGGCGACGGAGCGCGAGCGGGTCGCGGAACAGGCGGTCACGATCGAGCGGGTGCGCATCGCGCGGGAGCTGCACGACGTCGTCGCCCACCACGTGTCGGTGATGGGCGTGCACGCGGGCGCGGCGCGGCGCGTCCTCGCCCGCGACGCGGACAAGGCGGCGGCATCGCTCGGCATCGTGGAGGACAACGCGCGCAGCGCCATCGAGGAGCTGCACCGCATGCTCGTCGCGCTCCGGCAGGAGGAGGACGGCGCGGGATCCGACGAGCGCGCCGGCGCCGACCCCACCCGCACCGCGTCCACCCGCGGCGTCGACCAGCTGCACGAGCTCGTCGCGGACGCGTGCGGCGCGGGCCTGCAGGTCGCGTTCGACGTCATCGGCACCCCGCGGCCGCTCACGCCGACGGTCGACCTCATCGTCTACCGGGTCGCGCAGGAGTCGCTCACTAACGTGCGCAAGCACGCGGGGACGGGCGCGCGCGTCGACCTCCGCCTGCGCTACCTCGCCGGCCGCGTCGAGGTGGAGGTGAGCGACGGCGGGCCCGCGGGCGCCGCGGCGGCCGCGGCGGCGGGTCCCGTGCGGAACGGGCCGGGCGGTCTCGGCCAGCGCGGCATGCGGGAGCGCGTGGCGGCGGTCGGCGGATCCATCGAGATCGGCCCGAAGGCCCGCGGCGGGTACCTCGTGCGGGCATCGGTGCCGACCGGGCGTGCACCCGTCGTGCCGCCCGTGCCGATGCCCGTGCCCCTCTCCGCATCCGTCCCCGCGTCCATGCCCGCACCCGCACCCGCACCCGAGGAGACCCGCGCATGA
- a CDS encoding MFS transporter: MSDTTASARPAPGGTGAPGDAGRPAAPVVSRRAWQALIVLLAGMFIALLDTTIVNVALPTIRTSLDASESTLSWIISGYALAFGLALIPAGRLGDRYGHKWVFVTGIALFTLASLACGVAQDDLQLVIARVVQGLAGGLFVPAVTAFIQLLFPPQARGKAFAIMGAVIGVSSALGPIVGGLIIQAAGEESGWRLVFFVNLPVGLATVIAAIFLLPSRQVAEEVAGDVRAQSGQRAGTKQGAAAPATAPAPSGVDLVGILLVSAGLVALLVPLIDGQDQGWPLWTYLSLAGGVVLLALFGAWEVMQTRRSKGVLVPPHLFTHPAFTGGVILAMVYFAAFTSIFFTISILWQSGLGNSALESGLVSIPFAIGSIVGSSQSNRLTNRLGRTVLVIGTALVSVGLIWLWLVLLNTAAADLNSWMLLVPLLLAGIGNGLFIAPNAQFIVATVDPAEAGAASGVIGTVQRVGSAVGIAVIGSVLFAGVAGAGIQGPQMVPQAFTDASASAMGVSAIFAVVAFALVFALPRRVSRGH; encoded by the coding sequence ATGTCCGACACCACCGCATCCGCCCGCCCGGCGCCCGGCGGCACCGGCGCGCCCGGCGACGCAGGCCGGCCCGCCGCCCCCGTCGTCTCGCGGCGCGCCTGGCAGGCGCTCATCGTGCTGCTCGCCGGCATGTTCATCGCGCTGCTCGACACCACCATCGTGAACGTGGCGCTGCCCACCATCCGCACGAGCCTCGACGCCTCCGAGTCGACGCTGAGCTGGATCATCTCCGGCTACGCGCTCGCGTTCGGCCTCGCGCTGATCCCCGCCGGCCGCCTCGGCGACCGCTACGGGCACAAGTGGGTCTTCGTGACGGGCATCGCGCTCTTCACGCTCGCCAGCCTCGCGTGCGGTGTGGCTCAGGACGACCTCCAGCTCGTGATCGCGCGCGTGGTGCAGGGGCTCGCGGGCGGACTGTTCGTGCCTGCGGTGACCGCCTTCATCCAGCTGCTGTTCCCGCCGCAGGCGCGCGGCAAGGCGTTCGCCATCATGGGCGCCGTCATCGGCGTCTCGTCCGCGCTCGGCCCGATCGTGGGAGGCCTCATCATCCAGGCCGCCGGGGAGGAGTCGGGCTGGCGCCTGGTCTTCTTCGTGAACCTGCCCGTGGGCCTCGCGACCGTCATCGCCGCGATCTTCCTGCTCCCGAGCCGCCAGGTGGCCGAGGAGGTCGCGGGCGACGTGCGCGCGCAGTCCGGGCAGCGCGCGGGCACGAAGCAGGGCGCGGCCGCGCCCGCCACGGCCCCCGCCCCCTCGGGCGTCGACCTCGTCGGCATCCTCCTCGTGAGCGCCGGCCTCGTCGCGCTGCTCGTGCCGCTCATCGACGGCCAGGACCAGGGCTGGCCGCTCTGGACCTACCTCTCCCTCGCGGGCGGCGTCGTGCTCCTCGCGCTCTTCGGCGCGTGGGAGGTCATGCAGACCCGGCGCTCGAAGGGCGTCCTCGTGCCGCCGCACCTGTTCACGCACCCGGCGTTCACGGGCGGCGTGATCCTCGCGATGGTGTACTTCGCCGCCTTCACGAGCATCTTCTTCACGATCTCGATCCTGTGGCAGTCGGGCCTCGGCAACTCGGCGCTCGAGTCCGGCCTCGTCTCGATCCCGTTCGCGATCGGGAGCATCGTCGGCTCCTCGCAGAGCAACCGCCTCACGAACCGCCTCGGCCGCACCGTGCTCGTGATCGGCACGGCGCTCGTGAGCGTCGGCCTCATCTGGCTGTGGCTCGTGCTGCTCAACACCGCCGCGGCCGACCTGAACAGCTGGATGCTCCTCGTCCCGCTGCTGCTCGCGGGCATCGGCAACGGCCTCTTCATCGCCCCGAACGCGCAGTTCATCGTCGCGACGGTGGATCCGGCCGAGGCGGGTGCCGCGTCCGGTGTCATCGGCACCGTGCAGCGCGTCGGCTCGGCGGTCGGCATCGCGGTCATCGGCAGCGTGCTGTTCGCGGGCGTCGCGGGCGCCGGGATCCAGGGCCCGCAGATGGTGCCGCAGGCGTTCACGGACGCCTCGGCCTCGGCCATGGGCGTCAGCGCGATCTTCGCGGTCGTCGCCTTCGCGCTCGTGTTCGCGCTGCCGCGACGGGTGTCGCGCGGGCACTGA
- a CDS encoding alpha/beta fold hydrolase, translating to MLTETDLRLPDGRTLHCYDTGSGDGADLVVVYHHGTPNVGPPPAPLVEAPAGRGIRWVSYDRPGYGGSAPNPGRTVATTVADDAAVADALGIDRFAVLGHSSGAVLALAAAAALPGRVLGALCGAALAPIRAEGLDWFAGMHAGGERELRAAVAGREALEQELAASAFDPAMFTDGDLRALETDWAWLDGVASHGLDAGPGGMVDDDLALVADWGVDLAAVRAPVILLHGDADRIAPVAHARWLADRVPGAELVIRPGDGHIAVLRGAADALARLRERISAA from the coding sequence ATGCTCACCGAGACCGACCTGCGGCTGCCCGACGGCCGCACGCTGCACTGCTACGACACGGGATCCGGCGACGGCGCCGACCTCGTGGTCGTCTACCACCACGGCACCCCGAACGTGGGGCCGCCGCCCGCGCCGCTCGTGGAGGCGCCGGCGGGCCGCGGGATCCGGTGGGTGTCGTACGACCGGCCGGGGTACGGCGGATCCGCGCCGAACCCGGGCCGCACCGTCGCGACCACCGTGGCCGACGACGCGGCCGTCGCGGACGCCCTCGGCATCGACCGGTTCGCCGTGCTCGGGCACTCGAGCGGCGCGGTGCTGGCGCTGGCGGCGGCGGCCGCTCTCCCGGGCCGCGTGCTCGGCGCGCTGTGCGGAGCGGCCCTCGCGCCGATCCGGGCGGAGGGCCTCGACTGGTTCGCCGGCATGCACGCGGGCGGCGAGCGCGAGCTGCGGGCCGCGGTGGCCGGGCGGGAGGCGCTCGAGCAGGAGCTGGCCGCGTCCGCGTTCGACCCGGCGATGTTCACCGACGGCGACCTCCGCGCCCTGGAGACCGACTGGGCGTGGTTGGACGGGGTCGCGTCGCACGGCCTCGACGCCGGTCCCGGCGGCATGGTCGACGACGACCTCGCGCTCGTCGCCGACTGGGGCGTCGACCTCGCCGCCGTCCGCGCGCCGGTGATCCTGCTGCACGGCGACGCCGACCGGATCGCACCGGTCGCGCACGCGCGCTGGCTGGCCGACCGCGTGCCGGGCGCCGAGCTCGTGATCCGGCCGGGCGACGGCCACATCGCGGTGCTGCGGGGCGCCGCGGACGCGCTCGCCCGGCTGCGGGAGCGCATCTCCGCCGCATAG
- a CDS encoding phytoene desaturase family protein, with translation MSRIVVVGGGMGGLTASALLAHAGHRVTLLEASPELGGKSRRIRLGDDRIDTGPSLVTFPAVWDELLRRLGDGGRAPERPRDDGALDLVRMPEVGRYYYDGQETSLPVAPDHPWYPAWKRFSDLHAPLADDVTELLLADPLDRAALPALRRLLDVYGTRLTTRAYLDGLPWLPDGLREIIAIHTLNAGVSPARTPALYASMPAIMAETGAWVPRGGVYEIVLALGRLVEAAGVDVRTGEAVTRIERGSVTTAVGRYPADLVVSALDADRLTTLMGPSRIPALPRLRPRALSCSAVALYGVLREELPAEIATHSVVLPTRPAALHRSLEAGDEPADTMVFVNQYRAGEVYPNPRSTVGILLTAPADGRRYTAEHPFVRREVDRVSAAMGLDGPLTDLLDEQTVLDPRYYGEGGEPHGALYGAARPPWLSGPFHRPSYNDPWRPWLWRVGASVHPGGGIPAVVGGAMIAVTRLLKSNPA, from the coding sequence GCCTCCCCGGAGCTCGGCGGCAAGAGCCGGCGCATCCGGCTGGGCGACGACCGCATCGACACCGGCCCGTCGCTGGTGACGTTCCCCGCGGTGTGGGACGAGCTGCTGCGGCGGCTCGGCGACGGCGGCCGCGCGCCCGAGCGCCCCCGCGACGACGGCGCGCTCGACCTGGTGCGGATGCCCGAGGTCGGCCGCTACTACTACGACGGCCAGGAGACCTCCCTGCCGGTGGCGCCCGATCACCCCTGGTACCCCGCCTGGAAGCGGTTCTCCGACCTGCACGCGCCCCTCGCCGACGACGTGACCGAGCTGCTGCTCGCCGATCCCCTCGACCGGGCCGCGCTCCCGGCGCTGCGCCGGCTGCTGGACGTCTACGGCACGCGACTCACCACGCGCGCCTACCTCGACGGCCTTCCGTGGCTGCCCGACGGGCTGCGCGAGATCATCGCGATCCACACCCTCAACGCGGGCGTCTCTCCCGCGCGCACCCCGGCCCTCTACGCGAGCATGCCGGCGATCATGGCGGAGACCGGCGCCTGGGTGCCGCGCGGCGGTGTGTACGAGATCGTGCTCGCGCTCGGTCGGCTGGTCGAGGCGGCCGGGGTCGACGTGCGCACCGGCGAGGCCGTCACCCGCATCGAGCGCGGCTCGGTCACCACCGCCGTGGGGCGCTACCCCGCCGACCTCGTCGTTAGCGCCCTCGACGCCGACCGGCTGACCACGCTCATGGGGCCGTCGCGGATCCCGGCGCTCCCCCGCCTGCGCCCCCGCGCCCTCTCCTGCTCGGCCGTCGCGCTCTACGGCGTGCTGCGGGAGGAGCTGCCGGCGGAGATCGCGACGCACAGCGTGGTGCTCCCGACGCGGCCCGCCGCGCTGCACCGCAGCCTCGAGGCGGGCGACGAGCCGGCGGACACCATGGTGTTCGTCAACCAGTACCGCGCCGGCGAGGTGTACCCGAACCCGCGCAGCACCGTCGGGATCCTGCTCACGGCTCCCGCCGACGGCCGTCGCTACACGGCCGAGCACCCCTTCGTGCGGCGCGAGGTCGACCGCGTCTCGGCGGCGATGGGGCTCGACGGGCCCCTCACCGACCTTCTCGACGAGCAGACCGTGCTCGATCCGCGCTACTACGGCGAGGGCGGCGAGCCGCACGGCGCGCTCTACGGGGCCGCGCGTCCGCCGTGGCTGAGCGGGCCGTTCCACCGCCCGTCGTACAACGACCCCTGGCGGCCCTGGCTGTGGCGCGTCGGCGCGTCGGTGCATCCCGGCGGCGGGATCCCCGCGGTGGTGGGCGGCGCGATGATCGCGGTGACCCGGCTGCTCAAGTCGAACCCGGCCTGA